The following proteins come from a genomic window of Mariniflexile sp. TRM1-10:
- a CDS encoding DUF3108 domain-containing protein encodes MKKILLITFTIITTQIAFAQQESAFGDGEWFLFKMSYSGFLKAGNASLHVKESKLNDKNVYHVVGKGWTSGMIKWFFKVKDRYESYFDTHTLLPYKFIRDIDEGGHTKNIEIDFDQKNNKAHVNDKKKKTKAVFDTKPNIQDMVSTYYYLRNKIDVSTLKVGDEIRTDMFFDEENYGFKLQYLGTENIDTDFGKIEALKFRPYVMAGRVFKEEESLTLWVSKDKNKIPLRIKADLRVGSLRADLEAFKGLKHPFKIIVPN; translated from the coding sequence ATGAAAAAGATACTACTTATAACATTCACAATAATAACTACACAAATAGCTTTTGCTCAACAAGAATCGGCGTTTGGTGATGGCGAATGGTTTCTATTTAAAATGAGTTACAGCGGTTTTTTAAAAGCAGGAAACGCTTCATTGCATGTAAAAGAATCCAAACTTAATGATAAAAATGTTTACCACGTCGTTGGAAAAGGTTGGACCTCTGGCATGATTAAATGGTTTTTTAAAGTAAAAGACCGCTACGAAAGTTATTTTGATACACATACATTGCTACCTTATAAATTTATTAGGGATATAGATGAAGGCGGGCATACTAAAAATATTGAGATTGATTTCGACCAAAAAAACAATAAAGCCCACGTAAACGACAAAAAGAAAAAAACAAAAGCAGTGTTTGATACCAAACCAAACATTCAAGATATGGTATCCACCTATTATTATTTGCGTAATAAAATTGACGTAAGCACCTTAAAAGTAGGCGATGAAATACGCACCGATATGTTTTTTGATGAAGAAAATTACGGATTTAAATTACAATACTTAGGCACAGAAAATATTGATACCGATTTTGGTAAAATAGAGGCTTTAAAATTTAGACCCTATGTTATGGCTGGCAGGGTTTTTAAAGAAGAAGAGAGCTTAACACTTTGGGTATCAAAAGATAAAAATAAAATACCTTTGCGTATAAAAGCCGATTTAAGAGTAGGTTCTTTACGTGCCGATTTAGAAGCCTTTAAAGGATTGAAGCACCCTTTTAAAATAATCGTTCCTAATTAA
- a CDS encoding tryptophan 2,3-dioxygenase family protein: MKSKINSQLKEKYEAIDQDLEDYLEGLLHSKPINYWDYIQTDVLLNLQVQRTVFPDEMVFIMYHQINELLFKMVLIEIDQVAKSKALTVELFTSKLMRISRYFDILTSSFTIMKDGMDVDQYNKFRKTLTPASGFQSAQYRKIEFASTELINLIDKRFRDTIDRNSSYENAFEHLYWQAAGKNYKTGKKNYTLTVFEEKYKDEFIRFAQFYGTNNLYSKFKELPKEAKENKELINAMRHFDYTVNIKWVMAHYNTANHYLNIGGKTAEATGGSEWVKYMHPKYQKRIFFPDLWTKQEIEEWGVNI, encoded by the coding sequence TTGAAATCTAAAATAAACAGTCAACTTAAGGAAAAATACGAGGCAATAGACCAAGATTTAGAAGATTACCTAGAAGGCTTATTGCACAGTAAACCTATAAATTATTGGGATTATATTCAGACCGATGTCTTGCTAAATCTTCAAGTACAACGCACTGTTTTTCCAGATGAAATGGTATTTATTATGTACCATCAAATAAACGAACTCCTGTTTAAAATGGTACTTATTGAAATAGATCAAGTAGCAAAAAGCAAAGCGTTAACAGTTGAATTGTTTACATCAAAACTAATGCGCATTAGCCGCTATTTCGATATACTAACATCTTCATTTACAATCATGAAAGACGGTATGGATGTCGATCAATACAACAAATTCAGGAAAACCTTAACACCGGCTAGCGGGTTTCAAAGTGCCCAATACAGAAAAATCGAGTTTGCATCAACCGAACTTATAAACTTAATAGATAAACGTTTTAGAGATACCATCGATAGAAATTCTTCTTATGAAAATGCTTTCGAGCATTTATATTGGCAAGCTGCTGGGAAAAATTATAAAACAGGCAAAAAAAATTATACATTAACAGTTTTTGAGGAAAAATATAAAGACGAATTTATTAGATTTGCCCAGTTTTACGGCACAAATAATTTATACTCAAAATTTAAAGAACTTCCCAAGGAAGCCAAAGAGAACAAAGAGTTAATTAATGCCATGCGCCATTTTGATTATACCGTAAACATAAAATGGGTGATGGCACATTATAATACCGCAAATCATTATTTAAATATAGGTGGAAAAACTGCCGAAGCAACAGGAGGAAGTGAATGGGTAAAATACATGCATCCAAAGTATCAAAAAAGAATATTTTTTCCGGACTTATGGACAAAGCAAGAAATAGAAGAATGGGGAGTAAATATTTAG
- a CDS encoding peptidoglycan DD-metalloendopeptidase family protein, giving the protein MGSKYLVILLVLLSVIGCKQKEQPVEEEVAVIEKPADIYEFGFNLSDFVVKRDTVRKGDSFGLILERNKIGYPRIFSIAEKARDTFDIRRLQIGKPYTLLCSKDSLETPRCFIYQPNQEEFVVINFQDSIHAYTSRKPIKYVEKTVTGIVTSSISEILDKKGISPILTNMLAEQIYAWTIDFTRLQKGDSFKVIYTDKYIDDTIYAGVHKVKAAFFNHKNTPYYAFRYRTDSIKNIYEYYNEAAKDLRRAFLKAPVQFSRISSRYNLNRRIAYYGFALRPHKGTDFAAPIGTPILATANGTVTESRYKGGNGNYVKIRHNSTYETQYLHMQKRKVKVGQHVKQGDVIGWIGMTGNTGGPHVCYRFWKNGKQVDPLREKLSQSEPIAESLKDDYLEFIKPIKEKLDSLPILENSNDEQNETLISQNK; this is encoded by the coding sequence ATGGGGAGTAAATATTTAGTAATTTTATTAGTATTATTAAGCGTCATTGGGTGTAAACAAAAAGAGCAACCCGTAGAAGAAGAAGTAGCCGTTATAGAAAAACCTGCCGATATATACGAATTCGGTTTTAATCTAAGTGATTTTGTTGTAAAAAGAGATACCGTAAGAAAAGGAGATAGCTTTGGGCTTATTTTAGAACGTAACAAAATTGGCTATCCAAGAATATTTTCAATTGCCGAAAAAGCCAGAGACACCTTTGATATTAGACGCCTTCAAATAGGGAAACCTTATACCCTACTTTGCTCTAAAGATTCTCTGGAAACCCCTAGATGTTTTATATACCAACCCAACCAAGAAGAGTTTGTAGTTATAAATTTTCAAGATTCCATTCATGCTTATACAAGCAGAAAACCTATTAAATACGTCGAAAAAACAGTTACAGGCATTGTTACAAGTAGTATTTCCGAAATTTTAGATAAAAAAGGCATTAGCCCTATTTTAACCAACATGCTGGCAGAACAAATATATGCTTGGACTATAGATTTTACACGACTTCAAAAAGGGGATTCCTTTAAAGTTATTTATACCGATAAATACATTGATGATACCATTTATGCTGGGGTACATAAAGTTAAAGCCGCCTTTTTTAACCATAAAAACACGCCTTATTATGCCTTTAGATATCGAACTGACTCCATAAAAAACATTTACGAATATTACAACGAAGCTGCCAAAGATTTACGTCGCGCGTTTTTAAAAGCACCCGTTCAATTTAGTAGAATTTCATCTCGCTATAACTTAAACCGACGTATTGCATATTACGGTTTTGCATTACGTCCACACAAAGGAACCGATTTTGCCGCACCTATTGGAACGCCTATTTTAGCAACTGCCAATGGAACGGTTACCGAATCCCGATATAAAGGCGGTAATGGTAATTATGTAAAAATTAGGCACAATAGCACTTACGAAACCCAATACCTGCACATGCAAAAACGTAAAGTTAAGGTTGGGCAACATGTTAAGCAAGGTGATGTTATTGGTTGGATAGGTATGACAGGAAATACAGGCGGCCCGCATGTGTGCTATCGTTTTTGGAAAAACGGCAAGCAAGTCGACCCGTTAAGAGAAAAATTGTCACAATCGGAACCTATTGCAGAATCTCTTAAAGACGACTATTTAGAATTTATAAAACCAATAAAAGAAAAATTAGATAGCTTGCCTATTTTAGAAAATTCGAACGACGAACAAAACGAAACTCTCATCTCCCAAAATAAATAG
- the pgi gene encoding glucose-6-phosphate isomerase: MALPSVNPTTTNSWKKLQDHYNKISNTHMKDLFAQNKERANKFTINWDDFYVDFSKNRITEETLKYLLELADEVQLKDAIKSQFSGDIINQTEGRAVLHTALRAPKDADFKVDGVNVMPEVYAVKQKIEAFTNEVVNGELKGFTGKTFTDVVNIGIGGSDLGPAMVVDALQYYKNHLTTHFVSNVDGDHVNEIIKKLNPETTLFVIVSKTFTTQETLSNANTLKDWFLKSATEEAIAKHFVAVSTNIKNVKAFGIDENNIFPMWDWVGGRFSLWSAVGLTISLAVGYKNFDSLLQGANKMDEHFKNEDFKTNIPVILALISVWYNNFFKAESEAIIPYSQYLNQFATYLQQGIMESNGKSVDRNGNPINYQTGTIIWGEPGTNSQHAFFQLIHQGTKLIPADFIGFAKSLHGNQDHQDKLMSNFLAQTEALLNGKTEAEVVSEGTQSDIVPFKIFQGNKPTNTIFINKLTPESLGKLIAMYEHKIFVQGIVWNIFSYDQFGVELGKQLATKILQEFNNTAANEHDSSTQNLLNYYKGIS; this comes from the coding sequence ATGGCACTACCAAGTGTAAACCCAACAACAACAAATTCTTGGAAAAAGCTTCAAGACCATTATAATAAGATAAGCAATACTCATATGAAAGATTTATTTGCCCAAAACAAGGAGCGAGCAAATAAATTCACTATTAACTGGGATGATTTTTATGTAGATTTTTCAAAAAACAGAATTACTGAAGAAACTTTAAAATATTTATTAGAGTTAGCCGATGAGGTGCAGCTAAAAGATGCTATTAAAAGTCAGTTTTCCGGCGATATAATCAACCAAACCGAAGGTCGTGCCGTTTTACATACCGCTTTACGAGCTCCAAAAGATGCTGATTTTAAGGTAGATGGTGTTAATGTCATGCCAGAAGTATATGCCGTAAAGCAAAAAATAGAAGCTTTTACCAATGAAGTTGTAAATGGTGAGCTAAAAGGCTTTACAGGAAAAACATTTACCGATGTGGTTAATATTGGTATTGGCGGCTCTGATTTGGGTCCAGCTATGGTGGTTGATGCGCTTCAGTATTACAAAAACCATTTAACTACACATTTTGTAAGTAATGTAGATGGCGACCACGTTAATGAAATTATTAAAAAACTAAACCCTGAAACCACACTGTTCGTAATTGTTTCAAAAACATTTACTACACAAGAAACACTGTCCAATGCAAATACCTTAAAAGATTGGTTTTTAAAATCGGCAACCGAAGAAGCGATCGCTAAACATTTTGTAGCGGTTTCTACCAATATTAAAAATGTAAAAGCATTTGGTATAGACGAAAATAATATTTTCCCAATGTGGGATTGGGTTGGAGGCCGCTTTTCATTATGGAGCGCCGTTGGTTTAACCATTAGTTTAGCCGTTGGATATAAAAACTTTGACAGTTTATTGCAAGGTGCCAACAAAATGGATGAGCATTTTAAAAATGAAGACTTTAAAACCAATATCCCAGTTATTTTGGCACTAATAAGTGTGTGGTATAACAACTTTTTTAAAGCTGAAAGTGAAGCTATTATTCCATACTCTCAATATTTAAACCAGTTTGCAACCTATTTGCAACAAGGTATTATGGAAAGTAACGGTAAAAGCGTAGACAGAAACGGCAACCCCATAAACTACCAAACAGGCACTATTATTTGGGGAGAACCGGGAACCAATTCACAACACGCCTTTTTCCAATTGATACATCAAGGAACGAAGTTAATTCCAGCCGATTTTATTGGGTTTGCCAAATCCTTACATGGCAATCAAGATCATCAAGATAAGTTGATGTCTAATTTTTTAGCACAAACTGAAGCTTTATTAAACGGTAAAACCGAGGCTGAAGTAGTTTCAGAGGGAACACAATCGGACATTGTTCCATTTAAAATATTTCAAGGGAACAAACCTACAAACACCATTTTTATTAACAAGCTTACACCCGAAAGTTTAGGTAAATTAATAGCCATGTATGAGCATAAAATATTTGTACAAGGTATTGTTTGGAACATCTTTAGTTACGACCAATTTGGAGTAGAACTAGGTAAGCAATTAGCAACAAAAATTTTACAAGAATTTAACAATACGGCAGCTAATGAACATGATTCGTCAACTCAAAATTTATTGAATTATTACAAGGGAATATCGTAA
- a CDS encoding TonB-dependent receptor produces MKKTTQFLLMAVAFLFTTAMMAQSTVTGTIMDAELNSPLPGANVVEKGTTNGTTSDFDGKFKLQTQATSGQIVISYVGYGSITLSFTGSKDLGNIALSPDNSLAEIVIVGSGIIDLAEGRKTPIAVSTIKSSQIQEKAGNFDLPDLLKSTPSVQSVQAGGFGDGQMFLRGFDQTNTAFLLNGQPINGMEDGKMYWSNWSGVLDVANAVQVQRGLGASKLAISSVGGTVNIVTKTIDRKEGGFVQQMIANDNYTKTTAYYSTGVSEKGWSFAALLGHWQGEGYVDDTDGQGQTYFFSVGYKPNENNTFNFLLTGAPQWHAVAGSGSIQSFLDNGRKYNSWNFEGVESKNLLQSGKYPGGRNIYHKPVANLSWDLDINENSSLSTVVYGSMGRGSFAQAITSSGQLTYARGSNNNHNWYGLVTNYNNQLSENLNLNVGADVRFYNGIHFRDVREFISISSINASSGYSGSYQLTEEGGINPWTVFFNPNTDHEERFGYDYEEQINYGGVFGQLEYTNDQISAFFQGAVSTQSHVRTEYLNASTLGKADESEKVNNPGFNIKGGAAYGLGDYNKVFVNAGYYSRQPFHSFLFQNDRSSNELLDPEVENEKITGFEAGYQLGGDKVKANINLYHTTWDNRTIVNSNGQVGNAFISYQTRGVKEVHMGVELELMTKPLNNLDLNGFVSFGDWEFVGNGFITAFNNDGEDVSDTELTSRVAPLDGEKVGGAAQFTAGVSGRYEFLPRISVDANWNMYNNLYSNIGAGSDALKMPSYNTIDTGLTYKMLLGKNDDKSLQFRVNIYNITDELYLESVFGNTPASSNPSENWKGINTSNTGRFGYGRTWNFSMRYNF; encoded by the coding sequence ATGAAAAAAACTACTCAATTTTTATTGATGGCTGTAGCGTTTTTATTCACTACAGCAATGATGGCTCAAAGTACAGTAACAGGTACTATTATGGATGCCGAACTTAATTCGCCACTACCAGGTGCGAATGTTGTTGAAAAAGGAACAACCAATGGAACAACTTCAGATTTTGATGGTAAGTTTAAATTACAAACCCAAGCTACATCAGGACAAATTGTTATTTCCTATGTTGGTTATGGTTCTATAACTTTATCTTTTACTGGGAGTAAAGATTTAGGGAATATAGCGTTATCTCCTGATAACTCTTTAGCTGAAATAGTTATTGTTGGTTCTGGAATCATCGATTTAGCTGAAGGTAGAAAAACACCAATTGCGGTTTCTACAATTAAGTCTAGCCAAATCCAAGAAAAAGCAGGTAATTTTGATTTGCCAGATTTATTAAAATCAACACCTTCAGTTCAATCTGTTCAAGCAGGTGGTTTTGGTGACGGTCAAATGTTCTTACGTGGTTTTGATCAAACTAATACAGCGTTCTTATTAAACGGTCAACCAATTAATGGTATGGAAGACGGTAAAATGTATTGGTCTAACTGGTCTGGTGTATTAGATGTTGCCAATGCAGTACAGGTACAACGTGGTTTAGGAGCTTCTAAATTAGCAATCTCGTCTGTAGGAGGTACCGTAAATATTGTTACTAAAACTATAGACAGAAAAGAAGGTGGCTTTGTACAACAAATGATAGCAAATGACAATTACACTAAAACCACGGCCTACTATTCTACTGGCGTAAGTGAAAAAGGGTGGTCTTTTGCAGCTTTACTTGGACACTGGCAGGGTGAAGGTTATGTCGATGATACAGACGGGCAAGGACAAACTTATTTCTTTTCGGTAGGATATAAACCAAATGAAAACAACACATTCAACTTCTTATTAACAGGCGCACCTCAATGGCACGCAGTAGCAGGAAGCGGTTCTATTCAATCCTTTTTGGATAATGGCAGGAAGTATAATTCATGGAATTTTGAGGGTGTAGAAAGCAAAAATTTATTGCAAAGTGGTAAGTACCCTGGTGGAAGGAACATTTACCACAAACCCGTTGCAAACTTAAGCTGGGATTTAGATATCAATGAAAATTCATCGTTGTCTACTGTCGTATATGGTTCTATGGGTAGAGGTAGTTTTGCCCAAGCAATAACATCAAGTGGTCAGTTAACATATGCAAGAGGCTCTAATAATAATCACAATTGGTATGGTTTAGTTACCAACTATAATAACCAATTAAGTGAAAATTTAAACTTGAATGTTGGAGCAGATGTTCGTTTTTATAACGGAATTCATTTCAGAGACGTTAGGGAGTTTATTAGTATAAGTTCTATTAATGCATCAAGTGGCTATAGTGGTAGCTATCAGTTAACTGAAGAAGGAGGAATCAATCCTTGGACAGTTTTTTTTAACCCAAATACAGACCATGAAGAGCGTTTTGGATACGACTATGAAGAGCAAATTAACTATGGTGGTGTGTTTGGACAGTTAGAGTATACTAATGATCAAATTTCAGCATTTTTCCAAGGAGCTGTATCAACACAATCGCATGTTAGAACAGAGTATTTAAACGCATCAACTTTAGGAAAAGCAGATGAATCTGAAAAAGTAAACAACCCAGGTTTTAATATTAAGGGAGGAGCTGCTTATGGTTTGGGCGATTATAATAAAGTGTTTGTTAATGCTGGATATTATTCTCGTCAACCATTCCATAGTTTCTTGTTTCAGAATGACAGAAGTAGTAATGAATTGTTAGACCCAGAGGTTGAAAATGAAAAAATTACTGGTTTTGAAGCTGGTTATCAATTAGGAGGTGATAAAGTTAAGGCAAATATAAACTTATATCATACCACATGGGATAATAGAACCATAGTAAATAGTAATGGACAGGTTGGAAATGCATTTATTAGTTACCAAACTAGAGGTGTTAAAGAAGTACATATGGGTGTGGAATTAGAGTTGATGACGAAGCCTCTTAATAACTTAGATTTAAACGGATTTGTTTCTTTTGGAGATTGGGAGTTTGTAGGTAATGGTTTTATAACCGCATTTAATAATGATGGAGAAGATGTGTCTGATACTGAGTTAACATCTAGAGTTGCCCCATTAGATGGTGAAAAAGTTGGAGGTGCAGCACAATTTACAGCTGGTGTTTCTGGAAGATATGAATTTTTGCCTAGAATTAGTGTAGATGCTAACTGGAACATGTACAACAATTTGTATTCAAATATCGGTGCAGGTTCTGACGCATTAAAAATGCCTTCATATAATACTATCGATACTGGTTTGACTTATAAAATGTTACTTGGTAAAAATGATGATAAATCATTACAATTCCGTGTGAATATTTATAATATTACAGATGAACTTTATTTAGAGTCTGTATTCGGAAATACTCCAGCATCTTCTAATCCTTCTGAAAATTGGAAAGGAATTAATACATCAAATACTGGTAGATTCGGTTATGGAAGGACTTGGAACTTTAGCATGCGTTACAATTTCTAA
- a CDS encoding sodium:solute symporter family protein has product MVNLSVLDIAIIVIFFLLSLFVGVWVSRQAGKNSTEFFLSGRNMPWWLLGVSMVATTFAADTPGLVTELVRKNGVSGNWVWWAMLLTGMLTVFFYAKLWRKSGIATDLEFYELRYSGKSAGFLRGFRAIYLGVIFNVITMAGVCLAGAKIANILLGISQVETLLYSSIIVVIYSSLGGLKGVLITDFIQFVIAMVGSVWATIYIVNLPEIGGMSTLLSHANVSGKLNILPDFSNNEALITLFIIPFAVQWWSTWYPGAEPGGGGYIAQRMLAAKDEKNATWATLFFNFAHYALRPWPWILVGLASLVVFPTLESINTAFPNLNADMQGHDVAYAAMMTYLPAGLIGIVLTSLIAAFMSTISTQLNWGSSYIVNDFYGRFINKTASENQKVLVGRISTVLLMVCAALFSFYIKSAKDVFDLLLQIGAGTGLLFIMRWFWKRINPFSEIAAMVISFIIAIVFFINGKLDVPWFNMAGYWQLVLGVVLTTIGWVVVTLLTKQSDAETLATFESLVYGHDSKFKNIGYKILAFFLGVIGTYSFLFATGYFIYGKTLLALGLCALTFICCFLLVKNWKRIV; this is encoded by the coding sequence ATGGTAAACCTTTCTGTTTTAGACATTGCAATCATCGTCATTTTTTTTCTATTATCTCTATTTGTCGGGGTTTGGGTATCTCGACAAGCGGGGAAAAATTCTACCGAGTTTTTCTTGTCGGGGCGCAATATGCCTTGGTGGCTGTTGGGCGTTTCTATGGTAGCAACCACCTTTGCAGCTGATACACCCGGATTGGTAACCGAGTTGGTTAGAAAAAATGGTGTATCCGGTAACTGGGTGTGGTGGGCTATGTTGCTTACAGGTATGTTAACCGTCTTTTTTTATGCCAAACTATGGCGTAAATCTGGAATTGCTACCGATTTAGAGTTCTATGAATTGCGGTATTCTGGTAAATCGGCTGGGTTTTTAAGAGGCTTTCGTGCTATTTATTTGGGTGTTATTTTCAATGTGATTACCATGGCAGGCGTTTGTTTGGCAGGTGCTAAAATTGCTAATATTTTATTAGGAATCTCACAAGTAGAAACCTTGTTGTATTCTTCAATTATAGTTGTAATTTATTCGTCTTTAGGGGGGTTAAAAGGTGTTTTGATAACCGATTTCATTCAGTTTGTTATCGCTATGGTAGGCTCTGTTTGGGCAACCATTTATATTGTAAATCTCCCAGAAATAGGAGGGATGAGTACGTTGCTTTCTCATGCAAATGTAAGTGGCAAATTAAATATTTTACCAGATTTTTCAAATAACGAAGCGTTAATAACTTTATTTATAATTCCGTTTGCTGTACAATGGTGGAGTACTTGGTATCCTGGTGCCGAACCTGGCGGTGGCGGTTATATAGCCCAACGTATGTTAGCGGCAAAAGACGAAAAAAACGCTACTTGGGCTACTTTGTTTTTTAATTTTGCGCATTATGCTTTACGTCCGTGGCCATGGATTTTAGTAGGTTTGGCATCTTTAGTTGTTTTTCCAACCTTAGAAAGTATCAACACAGCGTTTCCTAACTTAAATGCAGATATGCAGGGGCATGATGTTGCCTATGCTGCTATGATGACGTATTTGCCAGCGGGTTTAATAGGTATTGTTTTAACATCGCTAATAGCGGCGTTTATGAGTACCATTTCAACACAGTTAAACTGGGGAAGCTCATATATTGTAAACGATTTTTATGGAAGGTTTATCAATAAAACGGCTTCAGAAAATCAAAAAGTTTTAGTGGGAAGAATTTCTACTGTTTTACTTATGGTTTGTGCGGCTCTTTTTTCATTTTATATTAAATCGGCAAAAGATGTATTCGATTTATTATTACAAATAGGAGCGGGAACAGGTTTGTTGTTTATTATGCGTTGGTTTTGGAAACGCATCAATCCATTTAGCGAAATAGCGGCTATGGTTATTTCTTTTATAATTGCCATTGTCTTTTTTATAAATGGTAAATTAGATGTGCCATGGTTTAATATGGCCGGGTATTGGCAGTTAGTTTTAGGAGTTGTTTTAACAACTATTGGATGGGTTGTTGTAACGCTTTTAACAAAACAATCTGACGCTGAAACCTTAGCGACATTTGAAAGTTTGGTCTATGGTCATGATAGTAAGTTTAAAAATATAGGATATAAAATATTGGCATTCTTTTTAGGGGTTATAGGTACTTATAGCTTTTTATTCGCCACAGGGTATTTTATTTATGGGAAAACACTTTTGGCTTTAGGGTTGTGTGCTTTAACATTTATTTGTTGTTTTCTATTAGTTAAGAATTGGAAAAGGATAGTATAA
- a CDS encoding LexA family protein, whose amino-acid sequence MLLHQSNNLAFFTPEESNSLGALFFETGISAGFPSPAEDFKQQRLSLDKELIKNKEATFFARVNGQSMIGAGLDDNDLLVIDRSLEPSNNKIAVCFLDGEFTVKRLKVDRDEVWLQPENPNYPIIKITSENNFIIWGIVTNVIKKV is encoded by the coding sequence ATGCTATTACACCAATCTAATAATTTAGCTTTTTTCACTCCAGAAGAGTCGAATAGTTTAGGCGCCTTATTTTTCGAAACAGGAATTTCAGCGGGGTTTCCTTCTCCAGCCGAAGATTTCAAACAGCAACGCCTGTCTTTAGACAAGGAACTTATAAAAAATAAAGAGGCTACTTTTTTTGCACGCGTGAACGGACAATCCATGATTGGTGCAGGACTGGACGACAACGATTTATTGGTAATAGACAGAAGCTTAGAACCATCAAATAATAAAATTGCAGTTTGCTTTTTAGATGGCGAATTCACCGTAAAACGATTAAAAGTAGACAGAGACGAGGTTTGGTTACAACCAGAAAACCCTAATTATCCCATTATAAAAATCACAAGTGAAAACAATTTTATAATTTGGGGCATTGTTACTAATGTGATTAAAAAAGTGTAA
- a CDS encoding Y-family DNA polymerase — translation MYALVDCNNFYASCERTFNPNLRHKPIAILSNNDGCVISRSDEAKAVGLPMGAPIFKWEGFCKENNIQVFSSNYPLYGDMSSRVMTILEQFTPDVEVYSIDEAFIQFKGFETYNFDDYGNQIRTRILKWTGIPTCVGMAPTKALSKVANKIARKFPEQTNGVYVIDSEEKRIKALKWIKIEDVWGIGSGLSKRLKAKGCHTAFDFTQLPDDWVHKNFSITEWKLKKDLEGIPTLQLDEVKTKQAIATTRSFEYTFSDIENIKERISTFATSCAEKLRKQGSSCHAIYVTLSSDRHKKDLEQHRASKLVSLSYPTDSSLIISQEAVKAATSIFKTGIKYKRAGVVVMGLVPTTNHQLQLFESENPKHKPLMRAIDGLNAKYADYKIKIGNQDLKRTWKMRQERLSPRYTTNINDIIKVK, via the coding sequence ATGTATGCTTTAGTAGATTGTAACAATTTTTATGCGTCTTGCGAACGCACTTTCAATCCTAATTTACGCCATAAACCCATTGCTATTTTAAGTAATAACGATGGATGTGTCATTTCGCGTAGCGACGAAGCCAAAGCTGTTGGGTTGCCTATGGGTGCGCCTATTTTTAAATGGGAAGGGTTCTGTAAAGAAAACAACATACAAGTATTTTCATCTAATTATCCACTTTACGGCGATATGAGTAGTCGTGTCATGACTATTTTAGAACAATTCACGCCCGATGTCGAGGTATACAGTATTGATGAAGCTTTTATCCAATTTAAAGGTTTTGAAACGTATAATTTTGATGATTACGGAAACCAAATTAGAACCCGTATTTTAAAATGGACAGGTATTCCAACGTGTGTTGGCATGGCGCCAACAAAAGCCTTAAGTAAAGTCGCCAATAAAATTGCCCGTAAATTTCCAGAACAAACCAATGGCGTTTATGTTATTGATTCTGAAGAAAAACGCATTAAAGCCTTAAAGTGGATTAAAATAGAAGATGTATGGGGCATTGGCAGCGGTTTAAGTAAACGCCTAAAGGCAAAAGGTTGCCATACTGCTTTTGATTTTACGCAACTACCAGATGATTGGGTACATAAAAATTTCTCCATTACCGAATGGAAACTTAAAAAAGATTTAGAAGGCATACCCACCTTACAATTAGACGAAGTTAAAACCAAGCAAGCCATTGCAACCACACGAAGCTTCGAATATACGTTTTCAGATATAGAAAACATCAAAGAACGCATTTCAACCTTTGCAACAAGCTGTGCCGAAAAACTGCGTAAACAAGGTTCTAGCTGCCATGCTATTTATGTGACATTAAGTAGCGACAGGCATAAAAAAGATTTAGAGCAGCACCGTGCCAGTAAGCTAGTAAGTCTAAGCTATCCGACCGATTCTAGTTTAATTATCAGTCAAGAAGCGGTAAAAGCCGCAACAAGTATTTTTAAAACGGGCATAAAATACAAACGTGCAGGCGTTGTTGTTATGGGCTTAGTGCCAACTACCAACCACCAATTGCAGTTATTTGAAAGCGAAAACCCAAAACACAAACCTTTAATGCGTGCCATCGATGGTTTAAACGCTAAATACGCCGATTATAAAATAAAGATAGGCAATCAAGATTTAAAACGGACTTGGAAAATGCGACAAGAACGCTTATCACCACGTTACACGACCAATATTAACGATATTATTAAAGTAAAATAA